The window GGTGAGGTAGTAACAACAAAGGGCTGGGGCACCCATTGTTACTGTATTTACGCCAAGAACGGCAAATCCCCCGAATTGGAAAAACAGGGCTTGCAGAAAGAGGGCAACCAGGATTGCCGGAAAAGCTGCCCACCCGAGCATTACCCCAAGGAGGCCGATCAGCATCAAATGCACTGAACCGGGACCGAGCGGTACATGAACAAGTCCAGCAACAAAAAAGGCTGAAGAAAGAAGAGCTACAGGCATGATCTCATCAATATCAATTTTTTTCAACCCAATAACGGTACCTATTGCAGCTATAACGCCACCACTTATTAAAACTGGTGCGGAAAGAATGCCTTCTGAAATGTGCATGGGAATCACTGGTAATATTTTTTTAATGTTTGTAACACTAAAATCCTGTTTACTATAAAGCAGAATGCTTGTCAAGCTGTAGGTAAAAAATGCAAAAGAAGGATCTTTTTCGTAGGGAAAATGGGGCACTAAATATTTTTTGAAGAATTTATATTAAAAAATACGGTAATCAAGCCGGTTACAAAGGAAGGGAAGGAGAGATGGAATGCAATGCTGTGTAGATAATATTCTGTTTTTTTGCCGTTATTTTGTGTTGCGCTCCTGTGCAATTGGGTAGGGAAAGATAGGGTTAACAGATCATGCAAAAAAAATATTGACAGTAAAAATATTAAGGGTATCTTTGCCGAAGTCAGTACATGTTATATTGTACAAAATTAATCGTGAGGTTATTTTATAAAAAGGGCTCGTCATAAGGGCCGCTAACAAGGAGAAAACCATGTTTGAAGTAGTTGTAGACAAAGACAAGTGTGTAGGTTGTGAAGAGTGTGTTGGATCTTGCCCTGCTGGCGTGTTCGAGATCGCTGACGGAAAAGCTGATCCTGTTAACGAAGATGAATGTCTGGGGTGTGAGACCTGTGTAGAGGTTTGTGACGCAGATGCTATCACCGTTACTGAGGTTTAAGAACCACAGTTGATGATGAAGGGCAGCGGTTTATAGCTCTTGAGGTATTCCGTTGTCCCTTTATCGTTCATTTAAGGTGGGAGCTCTTACGTCCCCTGTTTCCTGCTTTAAAATTTTTCCCTAATATTTTCTCACCTTCTTCATCTTCCCTCTCCATTTTTCTTTCTTCAGTAAACTTTTCAGATAGTTTTTTACACCTCGTCCGTCTCACCTCCTCGCTGTGGTGCCCGAGATAGGGGAGGCTTGTCTTCGTAGCGATCATACGTGTTACCTCTCCCTCCTCTACACTCTCTTCTGAGAGGTTTACGGAAGAGTTATTTTTCTCTTTATGCGTTGTTGCTTTCCTGGAAATGATACAAAAAAGGGGGCACAGGGATTTTCATCCCTATGCCCCCTTTGGGCTTTTTGTTATGGCAGCAGCAATTTAATTAGTGCTGAAAACGCAGACCGATACCAAAACGTCCGTACTGATCAATATCACTCATCTCGTCAACAGCACTTCGGGCTTCCAGGAATACGGAGATATTGAAAGCATTGGGATCTCCGTACACGCGAGCACCTATATTGGCGAGAACGTCAAGATCGGAATCATCGGAATCAAGATCGCTGTCATTATCAGTGATCCAACCACCGAGACCCAGGCCGACAAAGCCATCAAAGGCTCCAGACCAGTTATACTGAGCAAAAACATCAATAAGTAATGCATCATCGCCGTCTGAACCGTCCAATTTAGGAGCAGCTCCTACCATTGCCAGGAAGGAGAGATTCTCAAGCGAGGTGCCTGCAAAGGGAGAATATTGAACACCCAAGCGGGCAAAGAGATAGTCTGCTGGATCAGAAAGACGCAGGTAACCAAGGTCGCCAACAAAGCGCAAAGGGCCTATTGCCAGATCTGCTTCTGTGTCTTCTATCTCGTCGGTGTCTGTATCATCGACAACGTCAGTC is drawn from Candidatus Electrothrix aestuarii and contains these coding sequences:
- the cbiM gene encoding cobalt transporter CbiM, whose translation is MHISEGILSAPVLISGGVIAAIGTVIGLKKIDIDEIMPVALLSSAFFVAGLVHVPLGPGSVHLMLIGLLGVMLGWAAFPAILVALFLQALFFQFGGFAVLGVNTVTMGAPALCCYYLTRPWMDNPKTRSLAAFFAGFFAILLASLLTSCALALTDTGFMTAAQLIVAANLPIMIIEGCITMFTVSFLAKVQPEILHLKYA
- a CDS encoding 4Fe-4S dicluster-binding protein, producing MRAANKEKTMFEVVVDKDKCVGCEECVGSCPAGVFEIADGKADPVNEDECLGCETCVEVCDADAITVTEV